The window CTTGCAAAACCTTGTGTTCCTACGCCGATAGTATAAACTCGTATTCCAAATGTCTTGGCGATTTCACCAGCGGTTACAGGAGCAATTGCACCAATATTGTTCACACCATCCGTAAGCAAAATGATCACTTTGCTTTTTGCTTTGCTGCTCCGGATACGGTTCACTGCTGTGGCCAGTCCTTCGCCAATCGCTGTTCCATCCGCAAGCATACCGGATTGAATTCCTGAAAATAAATTTTTGAGAACGGAATGATCAGTAGTCAATGGACACTGGGTAAAACTTTCTCCACCGAAAACAACGAGTCCGATCCGGTCATTGGGTCTTGAATCGATAAAATCCTGTGCGACCTTCTTTGCGGCTTCTATACGGTTGGGGCGAAGATCTTCAGCAAGCATACTTGTAGAGATATCCAAAGCCATCATGATGTCAATTCCATCGGAGGTAATGTTCTGTCCGCTGGAACTGGATTGTGGACGAGCCAATGCGACTATCATAGCGGCAATCGCCAGCATCCTGAGTACAAAAGGAGCGAAACGAATTCGTTGACGCAAACTGGGTCTGTATCCTTTCAGGCCTTCGAAAGAAGAAAATTTTAGCTGCGCGGATTTTTTTTGATTGTAATAGATAAAAACACCGATCATCAGAGGTATGATCAGCAGGAGCCAGAAAAATTCCGGTTGAGCAAATTTGATATTACTCATCATGATTTCACCTCCTGTTCAGTAAAATCTTTTGCTTCCACGGGCTTGGTCAACAGCACGAATTGAACTGCATCCGTCATGGATTGCTCATTTTCATGACCTACCGGGATAACTTTCGCGAATTTGACCATATCCGCAAGCTGCAGGATCATCAGTAATTTCTGTTTTGCTTCCGCATGCAACATGTTACCACGGAATCTTGACATGATTTCATCAGTTGTCAATTCCATTGCGTTAATACCAAACTGACCTTCAATGTAAACCCGGAGGATGTCAGAAATCTCGCTGTGATATTGTTTGTAGTTCCCTTGCTGCCACAATTTTTCCTCAGCAGTTTTTTTCAAGGCTTCCAGTGCAAGTGTATGAGGAGGAATTGCAGGCGTGAATATTTTTGGTTCGGGTTTCGGAATATTTTTTCTTCTTCGAATTTCACGATAAATCAGGAAAGCCAGAACGATGAGTATTAATCCTGCAACCACATACACCAGGATCTCTTTCCAGGAAATGGGTACATCCATCGTTGCCTTGATGTCTTTGATTTCCCTGGTAGTGTCAACAGGAATAGTACGAACAGAAATTAATAAAGCCTCAGTGGAAAGAGTATCTGCCGGTTTATCGTCATTCAGTAAAAGAAAATGAAAAGGCTCCACAACATAAAAACCGGAATCAAAGGCGGTCACATTTGCTGTTTGAGTATAAATGATTTCTTTTCCATCTTCCGATTTTGTCGTGTCAATGGAAGATCGTTTTACAAATTCAAGTCCGCGCAGCGTATCCGGTATTACCGGGAAATTCAATTTCACACCGGGAGGAGCGGATGCTGTGAGGCTGAGTTTTATTTGTTCACCAATCCGGATTTGAGTAGTATCAATCTTGGCAAGTACATGAACATTTTCCGGTGCGATGGCTCCTGAAGCAGGTGGGATCAGGAAAAGAACAATAAATACCATAGTCACAGCGTAAACAGCGATGCGATTCACCGGTTTATTTGTGAAGGAAGGGAAGTGTGAATGATATTTAGTTTTTATAATCATACGAAGGCGAACCATTTGAATAAAGAAGCAATGGATCTTCGGTATTTTTTTATTTTTTTCCTCTTTTCTTAAATAATTTCATCAGGGGTTGAACATAGGATTCATCAGTTCTGATTTTCGCTGAGTCAACTCCGCTGCGGGCGAAGCATTCGGCGAGATCCCGTTCTCTTTTTTCCCACATTCGTTTGTATCCGATCCGGAATTCGGTGCTACTGGTATCTACAGTCATTCTTCTTCCGGTTTCCGCATCCAACAGATTCACCATACCAACATCAGGCATTTCTTTTTCCCTCTCATCATAGATGCGAAGAGCCACAACATCGTGTTTCTTGTTGGAAAGTTTCAACGCATCTTCAAAGGATTGGTCAATGAAATCTGAAATGACAAAACAAATGCTGCGTTTCTTGATTACATTAGTAAGATATCTCAATCCTTCCGAGATATTTGTTTTGGAATTTTTTGGATGAAACTCAATCAACTCCCGGATGATACGTAATATGTGTGTTTTTCCTTTTTTGGGCGGGATAAATTTTTCAATGGTGTCACTAAAAAAGATGATCCCGATTTTATCGTTGTTTTGAATCGCGGAGAAGGAGAGTACCGCGCACAATTCCGTTACCAGATCTTTTTTGAACTGATGTTTTGTTCCAAATTCTCCGGAACCACTCACGTCTACCAGCAACATGACGGTGAGTTCCCTTTCTTCTTCGAATATTTTCACATAAGGATGACCAAAACGCGCCGTAACGTTCCAGTCAATGGCTCGAATATCATCGCCCGGATTGTATTCACGCACTTCGCTAAAGGCCATTCCTCGCCCTTTGAACGCGCTGTGGTATTCACCGGAAAAAATATGCGATGAAAGCCCCCGGGTCTTGATTTCGATCTTACGTACTTTTTGAAGCAGCTCGTTTGTTTCCATAATGTAAATCCTGATGAAAAAAAATAAATCAGAAAAAGGATAACGATTAAGGTACTTCTACTACGTTCAGAATTTCATTAATGATTTGCTCAGCGCTTACATTCTCGGCTTCGGCTTCGTAAGTAAGACCGATACGGTGACGCATCACATCATGACAAACAGCGCGGACATCTTCCGGAATTACATAGCCGCGGCGTTTGATGAAAGCATAGGCTTTTGAAGCGAGGGCCAGGTTGATACTGGCACGCGGAGAACCACCATAACTGATCAGCTGTTGAAGTTTTCCGAGGTTATAGTCTTTTGGATTTCTTGAAGCGAAGACGATATCTACAATGTATTTTTCGATCTTCTCATCCATATATACATCGCGTACCATTTGACGTGCCTGTAAAATGGATTCAGGGCGAATGATAGCACTTGTTGCAGGGAATGAATTTCCAATATTCTGACGGATGATTAGTTTCTCGTCTTCCTTGGTAGGATATCCGATGACAATCTTCAGCATGAAACGATCTACTTGCGCTTCCGGAAGAGGGTAAGTTCCTTCCTGTTCTATAGGGTTCTGTGTTGCAAGTACCAAAAATGGTTCATCCAGTTTGAAAGTAGTATCTCCGATAGTCACCTGGCGTTCCTGCATGGCTTCGAGCAATGCACTCTGAACTTTCGCGGGAGCCCGGTTGATCTCATCGGCAAGGATGAAGTTCGCGAAGATTGGACCTTTTCTGACAGTGAAGGATTCCTGTTTCTGATTATAAATCATTGTACCGATTAAATCGGCAGGCAAAAGATCAGGAGTGAACTGAATCCTGCTGAACTTAGCCTGAATGGCCTGCGCCAAAGATTTGATGGCAAGTGTTTTTGCCAGTCCGGGAACACCTTCAAGTAAAACATGGCCATTGGCCAGAAGTCCGATCAGCAATCGCTCGGTCATGTATTTCTGACCAACAATCACTTTTCCTAATTCCATCAGCAGCAAGTCTACGAATGCTGATTCACGTTGAATTCGTTCGTTGATTTCTTTAATGTCCATATTCATTTTAACATTTTGTCATACACTCAAACGACAGCCGGGGAGCCTCAAAAAGCCTCCTAACCGGAGTGTATTAAACAGGTGATTTATAATAATCAGGAAGCCATTTTCAAAAGTTTCAGCTTCAATCGGAACGCAATAATATCAAAAAAAGGGTGAAAGCCAGATGAACGATGAGGTTAAAATTTGTTAAGAAATTTGAGTTTTTTGAGGCTTTTTACGCTTTTATCAATAGTTTTTTTAAAGTCCTTTTGAACACTTGTAAGGTAAAAAAATGTTTTAATTTAAAACGAAATAGTGCCTGAATTATTGGATAGCAGGATTTTCTGAAGCAGCAACTCCTGAACCTGCTGACAACAATTTCAATGTATTGAGCAATATTCCCGGACGCTCCGCGAAGAGTGCAAGATTTCCAAAACGTTTGTGTACAACAACTCTTCTTAAACTGCAGAAAAGAAAAACACAAGGCTGATCGTCGTAGATTTCTTTTTGTAATTGCTGAATCATTTTGATTCTTTTATCCGGATCAAGTTCTGTTTTGATTGAATCGATCAGGGCATCAGAATTTGCCGTACCGAATCCTGTATAATTAGATCCGTGATTTAGCCAGGAGGATGTGTGCCAGATTTGCGTATAATCTTCCGGGAGTGAGGTTGCTCCCCAGCTGCCTAACATCATATCGTAATCGTGGGCTCTTGCACGTTCATTGAACAACTTGAGATCCACAGCAGTTGCCTGAACCTGAATTCCGGCTTTACCCAATTCCTGAGAAACGAGTGTTGCCATGTCTTTCCAGTCTGACGTTGTATTCAGATACATCAGATCAACAGAAAAATTTACTTTTTTTCCATTCTGGGTTTTATCAAGAATGCCATCTTTATCCGAATCACTCCATCCGGCTTCTGAAAGTAATTTTTTGCCTGATTCAGGATCGTACGGTAAGGGTTGCAGTGTTGAGTTAAACTCCTTTTTCAGAGGAGAAACATTTGTGACCATCCGTTTACAATCGGAAGCATAATCTTTGTACACGAGTTTGATCAACGACTCCACAGGCGTCATCAATGCAAGTGCTCTGCGTGTTTTCGGGTCACCAAAAATATCTTCTCTGTTCGCCGACCTCGCCTTTTGATTAAATCCGATGTATGTATAATTGTAAGTAAGGGTCAGTGCGTAATTGTAATTCTTCCGAAAATTTTCATCACTCTGCAAGGCGAGGAGAGAAGTGGTTGAGAAATTAGTTGAAGCGTCGAAGGTCTGGGATTTGAATTCAAGCTGTGTTGAATTTTCGTCTTTATTTAGTTTGTAAATAATTTTTTCCGGACCTGCAGAGCAGAAATATTCTTTCTGTCCTTCACCCCAAAATTTTGCTTTCTTCACCAGCGTAATGGATTGACCCGGTTCCCAGCTTTGCACTTTGTAAGGCCCTAGTCCGTTCATGAATTGAGGGTCTCTTCCGTATTTATCATTGTTGAATTCTTCCGCCCATTTTACAAGATCAGGATGCTGATCAGCATGAAAGGAAGTATCATCCAGTTGTTCGAATGAATAATGAGAAAGAATATTTTCCGGATCAAGAAAAGCGCGTTGCAAAATGGAGAAACTGGTGAGAAACGGAATGTTCTGAATCGATTTTCCTTTCATCAGCAGGACAAAACGATGTTGATCATCATTGTCAATTTGAATTGACTTGATATTTTGCCAGTATAATTTTGTGGCCGGGTTATTGGTAAGCATGCAGCGCGATGCCTTTGCTGTGAATTCAATGTCATCGGTCGATAGAGAGTCTCCATTGTCCCAAATCACTCCATCACGAAGTGTATAAGTGTAACTAAGTCCATCCGCGCTCACTTCAGGAAGAGATTTGATCAGGCAGGGGATGAGCGACTGATTTTCAAAATCCACACGGATCAGGGGTTCTTGTGTATAATAGAGTATTTCCGCTCTCGGCAGAGAGTTCCCGTTGGTGGGATGAAGATTGTCAGGTTCGCTCGTGGTATGAAAAACCAGGGTATTTTCCTTTGACCAGGATGGGTCAAAATTCTTTGCATCGTCGATGCGGATAACGGGACTAAGGTTGGCGGAAAATGAGCCATCCGTTTTCCCTTTATCTTTGCAGGAAAGTATTGCAAGGCAGAAGCTGATTGTGAACAGGAACTTTGGATTCATCCGGTTATGAAATAAGAGAATGGTAAAGTTCATGTATTCTTTTGTAATTTACAATACAGTGAATTGCATCCCAAAACCGGTTAGACACGGTCAAAATATATTTTAGTAGTCAACGTTTATTCAATATGCGCTATTCAAAAGGAGTTCTAATTGTGTTTTTATTTTTACTGCAGTCTGCGCAGATTATATCAGCACAGACCATCCCATCTTTCAATGGTGCGACAGCGGAAAATAAAAATGTGAACATTCCCTCGGAGCTGATGGGGAAATATACGGTCTTGTGTTTTGCAGCTTCCGGGAAGTCCCAGGCTGACCTTGAAACATGGCTTGAACCGATTTACAATCACTACATCGCGAAGACCGGCATCATGGATGCGGCATATGATGTCAACATTTATTTTATTCCTGTTTTCAAAGGAGCCAATGCCGCGATGAAATCAAGTTTGAAACAAAAATTCAGAGAGAACGCCCAACAGGATCTGTGGCCTCATATATTATTTTGCGAAAATGATTTGTCTGATGTTGTAAAGCAGCTGGGGATGAGCAATGATCGGGTTCCCTACTTTTTTGTTCTTGACAAATCAGGGTCAATAGTATACCGAACTTCAGGAGCTTATACTGAAGAGAAGTTCGATGCTATGGATGAAAAGATTGAATAACCGGTAATTACTCCGGACAGAGTAATTACCGGTATGGATTTTACTTTGTAAAAAGATGCGGGTGATAAAGATCCCGTTTCCATCATCTTTTCCGGCATCAGATTCTACACCGCTGGTTACATAAGCAACCTTCCAGCCATTTTTTACCATTTCATTGATTTTCGCACCGATGATCGCGTCGTTGGAAGCGATATTACCGAAATTAATTCCGACGAGAGAATAGAAATTAAGTAGTTTGGTTTCTTTTAAATTGTCTCCCGCGCCTTTCAGATCTCCACGATCTACTTTATCCGCTTTGCTTTTATTGCCATCCCTTTCGGTGGTAATGGCATCAATATTCACGTTCCCCTGATTTTCAATAATTCGTGACCGACCGGCACCACCCGGAACGATGGATTCAACGATAGTGATAATTTTAAATTCCTGTGCTATGGATGAGAATCCTGACAGACAAGCGATAGTAATAAGGAGGAAATACTTTTTCATGGTTTTA of the Bacteroidota bacterium genome contains:
- a CDS encoding VWA domain-containing protein; translation: MKFAQPEFFWLLLIIPLMIGVFIYYNQKKSAQLKFSSFEGLKGYRPSLRQRIRFAPFVLRMLAIAAMIVALARPQSSSSGQNITSDGIDIMMALDISTSMLAEDLRPNRIEAAKKVAQDFIDSRPNDRIGLVVFGGESFTQCPLTTDHSVLKNLFSGIQSGMLADGTAIGEGLATAVNRIRSSKAKSKVIILLTDGVNNIGAIAPVTAGEIAKTFGIRVYTIGVGTQGFARYPLPGPFGIQYTNMEVKIDEPVLKQIAAETGGKYFRATNTKQLNEIYTDIDKLEKSKIDVLEFRHKSEEFYPLAFFALLLLGLDALLRFTILRSLP
- a CDS encoding DUF58 domain-containing protein codes for the protein METNELLQKVRKIEIKTRGLSSHIFSGEYHSAFKGRGMAFSEVREYNPGDDIRAIDWNVTARFGHPYVKIFEEERELTVMLLVDVSGSGEFGTKHQFKKDLVTELCAVLSFSAIQNNDKIGIIFFSDTIEKFIPPKKGKTHILRIIRELIEFHPKNSKTNISEGLRYLTNVIKKRSICFVISDFIDQSFEDALKLSNKKHDVVALRIYDEREKEMPDVGMVNLLDAETGRRMTVDTSSTEFRIGYKRMWEKRERDLAECFARSGVDSAKIRTDESYVQPLMKLFKKRGKK
- a CDS encoding MoxR family ATPase, coding for MNMDIKEINERIQRESAFVDLLLMELGKVIVGQKYMTERLLIGLLANGHVLLEGVPGLAKTLAIKSLAQAIQAKFSRIQFTPDLLPADLIGTMIYNQKQESFTVRKGPIFANFILADEINRAPAKVQSALLEAMQERQVTIGDTTFKLDEPFLVLATQNPIEQEGTYPLPEAQVDRFMLKIVIGYPTKEDEKLIIRQNIGNSFPATSAIIRPESILQARQMVRDVYMDEKIEKYIVDIVFASRNPKDYNLGKLQQLISYGGSPRASINLALASKAYAFIKRRGYVIPEDVRAVCHDVMRHRIGLTYEAEAENVSAEQIINEILNVVEVP